CAGGGGACAAACGAAATAAACCCGCCGGTTTTATCCTGCAGAGTTCGAAGTTTGTCGAGGTGTTCGATCCGGTCCTCCCACGTTTCGATATGCCCCATCATCATCGTGGCGCTCGAGCGAAGGCCGATCCGGTGGAGCGCCTCCATGATATCGAGCCACTGTTGCGAATTGCATTTTCCGGTCATGATTTGATCACGCACGGCATCCACCAAAATTTCAGCGCCACCTCCCGGCATCGAGGCAAGACCGGCCTCTTTGAGCCGCATGATGGATTCTTCGTATGAAATGCCGGCCTTTGTCGAGACGTGGTGGATTTCCGGCGGCGAAAAGGCATGGATGTGAATGACGGGGTGCTTTTTTTTGATATGGGAAACCAGATGAACATAGTCGTCGATGGTGTGGTCCGGATGAAGTCCTCCCTGCATGAGGATCCGGCGGCTTCCCAGCGCCAGCACCTCTTCGATCTTTTGATCGATTTCGGCATAAGTCAGATTGTACGATTCTTTGTGCCGGGTCGTGGGACGGTAAAAGGCGCAAAAGTTGCATCGCGCCGTGCAGACATTCGTGTAGTTAATGTTCCGGTCAATGAGATAGGCGGCCTTTTTGCCGTTTTTCCCCCGGGCGATTTCCCGAGCCCGTCTGCCGAGTAAGAGAAAATCGGCGTTTAAGGCGAGTTCGAGGGCCTCTGCGGGATAAATACGCTGGCCGGATTCGATTTTGTGACAGACCTGGTTCACAATTTCCTTTTTTCCTTCAATAAGCCGATCTCAAAAGAGAGATCCTGAAATTTCTCCATCCCCTCAAGGCT
This genomic stretch from Deltaproteobacteria bacterium harbors:
- the mqnC gene encoding dehypoxanthine futalosine cyclase, which gives rise to MNQVCHKIESGQRIYPAEALELALNADFLLLGRRAREIARGKNGKKAAYLIDRNINYTNVCTARCNFCAFYRPTTRHKESYNLTYAEIDQKIEEVLALGSRRILMQGGLHPDHTIDDYVHLVSHIKKKHPVIHIHAFSPPEIHHVSTKAGISYEESIMRLKEAGLASMPGGGAEILVDAVRDQIMTGKCNSQQWLDIMEALHRIGLRSSATMMMGHIETWEDRIEHLDKLRTLQDKTGGFISFVPWTFQPENTALHPRIKRNSDVKPATPYEYLRLLALSRIYLDNFDHIQVSLLTQGTKVAQIGLHFGADDLGSLLIEENVVRLAGCPQEVGLEKEKMIRIIREAGLEPYERDTFYSRA